A single genomic interval of Polaribacter vadi harbors:
- a CDS encoding TrmH family RNA methyltransferase, whose amino-acid sequence MRKLKNNELGRISVDEFKSTKKTPLIIVLDNVRSLNNIGSVFRTSDAFLIEKIYLCGICATPPNKDIHKTALGATESVEWEYAESTLSVVESLKNSKVKVLAIEQAENSTKLDTFYPEKDTKYAIVMGNEVKGVQQDVVNASDFCIEIPQLGTKHSLNISVTTGVVIWDLFVKLKGL is encoded by the coding sequence ATGAGAAAATTAAAAAATAACGAATTAGGTAGAATTTCGGTTGATGAATTTAAATCGACAAAAAAAACACCTTTAATAATCGTTTTAGATAATGTTAGAAGTTTAAATAATATTGGTTCTGTGTTCAGAACTTCGGATGCTTTTTTGATTGAGAAAATTTATTTGTGTGGCATTTGTGCAACTCCACCAAATAAGGACATTCATAAAACTGCTTTGGGTGCAACTGAATCTGTGGAATGGGAATATGCTGAAAGCACGCTTTCAGTAGTTGAAAGTTTAAAAAATTCAAAAGTCAAGGTTTTGGCTATTGAACAAGCTGAAAATTCGACCAAATTAGATACTTTTTATCCAGAAAAAGACACAAAATATGCAATTGTGATGGGAAATGAGGTAAAAGGTGTACAGCAAGATGTGGTAAATGCAAGCGATTTTTGTATTGAAATTCCGCAATTGGGAACCAAACATTCTTTGAATATTTCTGTAACGACTGGTGTTGTTATTTGGGATTTGTTTGTGAAGTTGAAAGGGTTATAA